aaagaaacacttgGACCTTTTAAAAGCAagtatttgctttaaaatttacATGAGAAGAGCTCTCTTAGttataatacatatttttctgttttcctgaaaaGCATTTACAGCTCTGATGGAGGGCAAAATCAATAAGCAGCTGAAGAAAGTTCTgaagaaaatagtaaaagaagCCCATGAACCTCTGGCTGTGGCTGACGCTAAACTAGGAGGGGTGATAAAGGTAAAGGAGCCATGGTTTCTGTGCCTGCAGAGCCTGCCCTCTGTACTAGGTTGTCATGAGTTTTCATAAtcagtctttttcttttaggcAGCATAATAAGCTCCagtagaaaataaagataaacaaaaaagGGATAAAATAAACGCTAACTCTGTTACTCATAGAGTCTATTAACATGGTATGACAACCGTCACATAACTTTTTATCACATTGGAAGTTTTCAGTGGCTGGTGTAAAAGTACAAGAGGGAAACCATTAAGTGAATTATGGTGGCGTAAGCCTGTAATAACTTGTACAGTATAATATAGAAATGGAGGTGGTCTGTATCAAGGAGTTACTGAATAGAGGGGAAGTGGACAGATATGACACAGGAACATtgttaagtttttttgttgttttttgtttgttttgttggttggttggttggttggtttttttgagacagggtttctctgtgtagctttggagcctatcctggcactcgctctggagatcaggctggctcaaactgcctctgccttccagtgctgggattaaaggcgtgagccaccaatgcctgactcaTTGCTAAGTTTTAAATacagttttgtggttttttttttttttaattcaacatCTTTATTGTtattgtatgagtattttgtcctTGGTTATGTCTGTTGCCTGgtccctgtggaggtcagaaaaagaacatgagatcctctgggacaggagttacagTAGCTTCGAACCACTGTGTGGGTGTGgcaaattgaactcaggtcctctccaagagcatccATCTTTCCAACCAATCAATACTATTAGATCAAATTATTTCACAACTcactgtggtggcacatgctggtcgttccaggaggctgaggcaggattgctcCTCTGAGTTTGAAATCAGTCTATGCTATATTAGTGAGTCACTATCTGAAAACCAAAAGATGGTTTTTCAGGAAAACTATTTTTCATCTTGTTCTTATAGGAAAAGTTGAATCTCAGCTGTATCCATAGTCCTGTTGTTAATGAACTTATGAGAGGAATTCGATCACAAATGGATGGCTTGATTCCTGGGGTAGAACCACGTGAGATGGCAGCCATGTGTCTTGGATTGGCCCACAGGTAAGACTTAGAGAAAGAATGCTCACTTTTATACATAGATTTAAGTGTACTATACTTAAAATGATAccagtatttatttaatatgaaGATGTTGCTATTGCTCACCTTCAGTATAGCTGGTAAGTGATGTAAACCCACAGAACCTagctttttaagatttatttattgtgtatatattgtTCTGCTcacatgtatccctgcaggccagaagaaggtggttgtgagccaccatgtaggtgctgggaatggaacttctAGGACCCCTGGaaaaccagccagtgctcttaacctctgaggcatctctctagcccctattgCCTGTATTCTTAAAAACATCCTCATAGGATTTCTTCTCCCCTGTATTGTTGGATCGTTTCTCTTGTGTGCTTTCTCTGCTGTGGTCTGGGAGAACTTTgctatgtgcatatgtacatgctGTGTACTTAAGGTCAGAAGAGGTTGTCCTTTATCATTCTCCCTATTCCTTTGAAGCAGTCTCTCTTGGAACCTGGGACACAGGATTCCGGAGCTAGGCTAGAAATCAGCAAACCCTGTCAATCTTCCTGTATTGgagctagaatttttttttaagatttatttattacatatacagtgttctgcctgcatgccagaagagggcaccatactgaattgtagatggttgtgagccaccatgtggttgctgggaagtgaactcaggacccctggaagagcagtcagtgctcttaacctctgagccatctctccagcccccagagctagattttttgtttttttttcgagacagggtttctctgtgaagctgtcctggaactccctttgtataccaggctggcctcgaactcactgatgcctgcctctgtctcccaagtgctccTTTATTAACCACAGATCCTTAGCATATGGGATGTTGCTATGCTATAATCATCAAAAGTAATGGTTTAAcagctggcacatgcctttaatcctagcactctggaggcagcgGCATGTGGATCTCTAGTTCCAGCAACACTCAGAAACCctgttggggggagggttgtgagtatattacttataaatagttaagtgctttaaaaaaaaacagacaattcTTTGTGATAAAAATCAGAGATACTAAAAACATCCTGCTATGTACAGGAAGCCCCCTACAGCTTGCAGTTTTAAGGCTACAGATGTCCCCCAGATCCCACATAAAAATCCTGGGCATGGCAGCACTAAAATCCCAGCAAGTTCCCTGAAGCTCATTTGCTAGCCTACTAACCTATCCTGCACATTCCAGtccattgagagaccctgcctcaaaaacaaggtggacctCTAGCCTGTACTTAGGCTTAGGTACCCACTCATATGAACACACAAGtcaagggaaggggaaaatgggaTTTGTTTAaaagtgcttttttaaaaattgctatctaattttttctcttcatcttcccCAGCCTGTCTCGATACAGATTGAAATTCAGTGCTGATAAAGTAGATACAATGATTGTTCAGGCAATTTGTAAGTAACGGCAATCTGATCTGTTTAGTTCTGTTTTTACCCAGCTGTTGTTACTAATTTTGTCTGTTGAGAAAGATGGACTAGAATTTCAATGAGTAGCTAATTGGGAAAGCAGAGTAGAAAAAAACGATTTAGTTTGATGCTTGTGAGATAATCATGTTGTTAATGCTGTATTATActgattgattttgttttccatcaATGCTAAAACTGCAAGAAGGCTCTGTGTAGTTGAGTTGTGTTTTTCAACTagctttttttttagattctcaTGAACAATTTTAAGAAACATGCAAGTAATAAAAATTGCTTTGACCAACAATTCTATTATTAAATGTGTATCAAGAATTAAAATCATGGACTTAGTTTTGGGTTACCATACCTATGTTCATAGTATTATTTATACTAGCTGGAAAGGAAAGTTTTTACCAatcaatggataaagaaaatgtaggtACAGATAGACACAATAAGATGCCATTTGACCTTTGAAAGAAATAACATTATACATGTCAAAATGAGGAAAACTTTACCTGTAAAAGGAGCCAAACTGTGCAGAAAGGACCAGGATTTAATTTCCAGGACCCATATTTTGCCTTACAACAATGCAGGTCCAAGGGATCCTACCTAATGTCCTTGAggggcaccaggcacaaacaCAAAAGAGACGCCTAGAATAGACCTTCATAAAAAGGTGTTAGATTTTCAGTTTGGAGGGTAATGGAACTATTTTGAAAACAGATGGTGTTAATGCTAGTATGGTATGAGTCAACTAAATGCTTGAAAATGAATTATTCAAGACAATTTGTTATGTATGTTAACGTCTATCAGTCTctcattagttttgtttttatttcattttgcagcCTTATTAGATGACTTGGATAAAGAACTAAACAACTACATTATGCGGTGTAGGGAGTGGTATGGCTGGCACTTCCCTGAGTTGGGGAAAATTATTTCAGATAATTTGACATACTGCAAGTGTTTACAGAGAGTTGGTGAGTCAATTGTTTACCCTTTATaagttattgaaaaataaatgaatgaaacttaGAATTGTAATAAGCACTTAAGATTACTGAAGTTTtactggcattggtggcgcacacctttagtcccagcacttgggaggcagaggcaggcagatctctgagttcgaagccagcctgatctacaagagctagttccaggacagcctccaaagccacagagaaacccttgaaaagccccccccccaaaaaaaaaaaaaagattactaaagttttaaaaatttcaaatgtagctatttcatattttaaaactgagctttaactttgattttttggggggtggggttcgagacagggtttctcagctttagagcctgtccaggcacttgctctggagaccaggctagcctggaactcacagagatccacctgcctcccaaatgctgggattaaaggcatgggccaccaaagcctggcataactttgttctttttttaaagtaacctCTTTTTAAATATCTAACTTTACAAATACTattagatttttgcttaaattagaaataaagaagagggtGGCGCAAgatgagactaagagacatattagtttattataggcccagcagagtaaagagactaagaaagaagaggaacatggttaatggctgaccaccatggttGGTCTccatagagaggcagaaagatcgaGTAGagaagagatcagagagaagagtagagagagcattattgggcaggggtctgtcttttggTTCTTTGTACCtggtgtgcagacttagttcccatggaaccctaggCTGACCAAGGTTCTgtctgagtggattctgccaggtaacaagggcaggccagcataatgcctgaacctttcaaatacTAGATAAAGCTCCAAATGATCCCAGCTGACTCAGATAACAAAATTATTGTTTATCAACCAGTTTCCATAAATGTTGCTTTCAATATTATAGCTATGCATTAGTTTGGGTTATGGAAATTGATTACATGAGAAATCGAAGGCAAAAGAAACAGGTTGAGTATACATACAGTAGGATAATAATGTTGAGTCTTAAGTGATATCAAGGTGCGTTATTAGCTCTGTGAGGTGCAGCATAAGTATGGTCTCTTTGACTATAAAAGATCATTTCAACTaggtggtggcagaggcagcaCATGTACTCatgaggtagaggccagcctggtctacagagctagttccagaacacccaaggctacacaaagaagccctatcttgaaagcacagacacacaaatatatgtagtTTCAGAATATTGCATCCAGTACATCCTCACATATTATCCTTAatcattttagtttttcaaggcagggtttctgtagaccaagctgtcctggaactcagagagatccgcctgcctaggcctcccaagtgctggagttaaaggtgtgagccatcaccacctgacaattttatttttatttctaaatcacTTTTACCTAAGGAAGCCAAAGTCAGGCTGGTTCACATTTGTATAGCCACTATTTGGGTTAtctctgcatgtatgtgccccccccccccattaccCGAGAATGATTCTGCATCATCTTCTGTACATTCCGTAGGTGACAGGAAGAACTATGCATCTGCCACTCTTTCTGACTTGCTGTCAGAGGAAATGGAAGCTGAAGTGAAAGCAGCCGCCGAGATATCTATGGGAACAGAAGTTTCTGAAGAAGATATTTGCAACATTCTACATCTGTGTACCCAGGTACATTATACCCACAGAGGCTATAGTTGAAGTCTGTAGGTGTGTTTACTGATGGCAATGATGATTTTTGCATTGTTTGCCTGACAATATATGAAGGTATTCAGTCACTACCTCATCTGATGCCATCTTTTGTGTATACTTAGGTGTGGATGATGCAATAGATAATGAAGTAATGCATATTATTGCCATTGGtttttgttggggttttgatttttatgagacaaggtcccTACCTTGCCCtgactgtcctaaaactcactgtTGTATAAACAAGGCTAGATTAGTATTTGCAGAGTTCTCTGTCCCCTGAgtatggaattaaaggcatgagccaccacatctgttCTGAGTGTTGTGTTTTGAACAGTGATTTAACCCAGCCAGTTCCTCAAGACTACAAAGATGGGTTAATTAGATTGCTAAATTCTTGAGTTTTCTGTAGTTTtattctcagcctcctgagtgctggggttataagcatGCCTAgcttttggatttatttttagaGATGGTTATTACCAACCTCCCTACGCCAGCCTCAAAGTCCCATGCTCAAGTAATCTTGCTCCAGCCATTGCAATATTGAGAAGTTACCAGTGTGTTTCTATATGTATCTCTATATGTTGATCTCttaatattttccaaatgaattATATACTCATAACATTTGTGACTTCTTCATTTAATTCCTCATTTTAGGTGATTGAAATTTCTGAGTATAGAACTCAGTTGTATGAATATCTGCAAAATCGAATGATGGCCATCGCACCTAATGTTACAGTTATGGTTGGGGAGTTAGTTGGAGCACGGCTCATTGCTCATGCAGGTGACGGTTTTAATGTGATTTGTAAACAAGTGT
This DNA window, taken from Cricetulus griseus strain 17A/GY chromosome 2, alternate assembly CriGri-PICRH-1.0, whole genome shotgun sequence, encodes the following:
- the Nop58 gene encoding nucleolar protein 58 isoform X3 produces the protein MEGKINKQLKKVLKKIVKEAHEPLAVADAKLGGVIKEKLNLSCIHSPVVNELMRGIRSQMDGLIPGVEPREMAAMCLGLAHSLSRYRLKFSADKVDTMIVQAISLLDDLDKELNNYIMRCREWYGWHFPELGKIISDNLTYCKCLQRVGDRKNYASATLSDLLSEEMEAEVKAAAEISMGTEVSEEDICNILHLCTQVIEISEYRTQLYEYLQNRMMAIAPNVTVMVGELVGARLIAHAGSLLNLAKHAASTVQILGAEKALFRALKSRRDTPKYGLIYHASLVGQTSPKHKGKISRMLAAKTVLAIRYDAFGEDSSSAMGVENRAKLEARLRILEDRGIRKISGTGKALAKAEKYEHKSEVKTYDPSGDSTLATCSKKRKIEEVDKEDEITEKKAKKPKIKIKAEVEEEVEEVEEVEEEEEQVEEEPSVRKKKKKDKKKHIKEEPLSDEEPCTSTAIPSPEKKKKKKKKKEAED